A segment of the Lycium barbarum isolate Lr01 chromosome 7, ASM1917538v2, whole genome shotgun sequence genome:
GATACTAGACAACGGCTACGCTCAAATCAATACTTACTACAACAACGGCTGAGAATTTGCACACGTACCTGATCTGTAAGGGCAATTATACAGGCAGTTGAGGAACCTTTGGCTCTTGTGCACGTATGAGCTTTATCGAGGACTCTGGCTGGGTCCACCGAACCTTTTGGTTCATCTTGAATTGCAGTGACCGAGTGAGACATTAGCTCTCGTGCATACAGCCCAGCGTCAACACCAAGATCAGCCCAACCACCAACACCATCAGCTACACCAATTGCTTGTTCGTCACTACAAATAAAATGAGCATCCTCTCCACCTGTTTCTTCTTTATCAGGATGAGGCAGGTAACATGATCCGGAATTTAGCTTCAGGGTTCTGTCAATGTGGATATTCCTGCAATTGGACCAAAGCAACAACAGGAATGACTTTCCACTTAAATGtaaaagtaaatacaattttttGTACTGTAATATGGTCCTTTGATAAGTAGTAACCTAAAGACCACCAAGGAGAGAATATGAAAAATGTTCCAGATCTACCTGATGACCATGCAAAAATACCGGCACTCTATAGCAAAAGGTATTAAGTCACACTTTCCTCTGTCCAAATTAAGTCACATGTCCTCATTTAGTGAGATCTGAAATAAATCCAACTATTCTTCCACAGAGATGGCATTTCAACTTCCGTTTTTTTCGCCACAGTAACTAGCAGCCTAGCATTGAGAAACTTGCAGGAGGATTTTAACTTTTACACAGTACTCTTTTTAACTCGAGTGCCAACTTTAAAATCAGCTAGTAGCTTGCTTGTGGTGGTAGATGAACTAAATTAAGCATCTAATATTTTCTAATAACAGATAGCACTAACAACGATGCCTCAACCCAAGATAGTTGAGGAGAATCTAATATGCTAATACTTCTCTTAAGtcattttttgttttcttttttagtTTCCAGACTTTGATATAGGCATACATGGTTTTGAGGCACAGGCAAATAAATTTGGTTGAACTAGTCCCATGCATCCTAACAAGACAACGTGTCCCATTCTAATACTTCCATAAATTTTATTGAGAATAATTAGGATTACAACTTGCACCAATTTCCTTAAAGTTATTTAACCGCAAAATGTTGAAGTTTCTATCTACTGAGGGACGAGGGTAGTGTTCAAGTCATTAATACTTCCTTGACTTTCAGTAGACAACTGTAGTTTGCACAATTCTCTTTTTGTATTGTCTCTAATGATGGTGAATTCACTGTATTTCAGCTATACTTAGTTGAATAAGAGTAGAAAAGTTATGAAAGGAAACATACTGGTCAGATGAATCTGCTGAACTTGAGAGCTGCACCCCACACGTAGAGTTACCGAATGACACATCATGAGCAGTGCCAGTAGAGGAACAAGTAGTTGATGAAGTATGGAACCCCGTCAAACCAAGGCCTTCGTATAGATCAGAATTTTCCCTTCTCTTTGCTACATTGTATGCGAAATATCCGTAAAGTAAAAAGTTGTTGGGCTGATTTTTATTTCTCAAACTCATGCTGGCTTTTCTACAATTATCAAAGCTTCTATTGCTATATGAAGTAATAGGATTATTCACAGACAGAACAGAGTTTAGATGCCCTGAAGTCATTTTGCCTGAGGCACAGCCAGGAGGAGAAGTTCTTGAACCACAGATTTCCATAGGTGCTTTGTCAGACAAACTTTTAGCAGGGTCAGATATAAGGCGATCAATGTGATAGCCACAGACGTGAAATGCGGGCCCTGACACAGAAGGAATAGAAACTGCACGAGAAATCGCTCCAACTACAGAAAGATTCTTTTTCTGGTTTACTATATGCAAATTGGCCTGTGCAGCAGCTAAGGTTCCAGGCCGCACAAGCACATTCAGGATCGAATTGCCAAATAACAATCTCCCTTGGGCAACCAAAATCTCCACCGAGTCCCGGAGCCCACTTTCTTGTTGCCCAGAAATGGATTTCTGGAGTCCCTGCCTAGCTGCACGACTTAATCTAAAAAGATAATTACTCAGCATGTCGGCTTATCAACCACAGCTGATTTGCTTGCACCTCCGTATAGGATAAAACACAACCACCACCACTATACACAAAAACTATCATTACGCTCAGTACCTCTAATAACAAGCATCAACTCATTTATTATCTCCCTTCTCCAATATAACTTTGAGAATCCAGACACCTACTGAACATGAAAGAGAATCTTATGAGAAAGAAACCATGAATATTAAACTTGGTTAAAAACAGCTGTACTCAAGAGGTAGTATTAAAACATTAATGCatatgtattttatattaaaagAGTCGCACTTGATCTCGTATCAAGTTAAAAGTAATCAAGAAGAGCCGCACAAATACAGAACCAACTAACTTAAACAAAATGAGCACAAAGAAACTATTGCTTAATCATCTAAAGCCATAGCCCACTCTTAGCAAAAGAGTAAAGAACCACTTATCAACGaacaagcttaaatcccaaattaGTTAGAACTGGTTAGATGAATGCACTAAATCCAGTTAGCTCTATTCAGGTCCAATTTGATTTCAAGTGATATAACGTAGTTAGGCTATTTTGATTCTGACAGTCAACCTACCACAACTATCTGAGCTTGCAAAACTACAGATAAAGTTGGTAAAGAACCACGTAAAGAGAAGGAAAACATAACTGAAATAATAGGTTAAATATCAAGTGCCTCATCCACTTACAGGTCATCACCATTCCTTCCATTAAGaaacagtgttgtcaaaggcgaaAAACTCTAAAATGTGAAATCTACCTACAGCTCATTGAGATTCCCGCTGTTAAGAAATAAGAAATTCAACACTCATCCTTTATTAAGCGTGGTCAAACCCAAATATCCACATCCTTGATCAACACAAGTAGTATACTttcaatccaccaataggctaaAAAACTCTACTCCAAACTCAATCTAGTTGGATCGCCTACATAAGTCCTCTATATATTCTTTCTGCTCAAATTCGGCATTTTTCATTCCAATATTCAATAATATAAGGACACATCTTGGCCCCAGATATGATCCAGAATATGTGATGTGTATGCCATCCAAAGTACTCTATTAATCTACTAGTAAGTCGTTTCGTGGCAGTTCCGTCCTATCGTTTTATTTTGGTATTAGAATTGATATAAATCGAAATATATATTGTTATATTAATCCTTACATTCTAGAATATTGAAAAAGATAGATAAAAAGAAGAAAGATATCACACCATAGAATATGGACGCTCAAAATCAAAGCAAATGCAAACAAGAAGGGATCCAAAGTTTGCAtctttatatacgaaaaatgcAGGAGGCAAACTCCCAGAGAGCAGCAAACACAGTAATCACACAAATTCAAGAGTTTTCATccaaaaaatgaaggaaaaataAATAAGATAACAGTTTTAAGCAGCAACCCATTACAAAATCAAACAAGAAGGGTTCAAAGATTGCACCTTTATGAATGATAATTGCAGGAAATAAACACAAAGAATACAAAATCCAAACTGAAATCACAAAAACTAAGAGCTCCAAATAATATTATCCTTAAAATCAAACAAGAAGGGTTCAAAGATTGCACCTTTATGTATGATGATTGAAGGAAATAAACACAAAGAATACAAAATCCAACTGAAATCACAAAAACTAAGAGCTCCAAATAATATTATCCTTAAAATCAAACAAGAAGGGTTCAAAGATTGCACCTTTATGTACGATGATTGCAGGAAAAAAACACCCAAAACACAAAATCCAAATGAAATCACAAATAACCAAGACCTCCAAACAATAGTGTCCTTTAAAACAAACAAGAAGGGTTCTATGAATGATAATAAACACCACAATACAATATCCAAATGAAATCACAAAACCTAAGAGCAGAGGCGTATGTAGCCTCTAAGGTTGGGGTTCAACTGAACCCCAAACTTTGGACGCAGAgtctaaatttatgtgtaaaaaattattaaaattgcaataaatagtagatatgaacccctaacttcaaaaatataatgggttcaaattcaatgctaaaaatctatagattgaacccataaaatttaaatcagcCTCTGCCTAAGAGCTCCACATAATCTGTCATTTAAATGCCCCAAGAATTTCTGACATACATTAAGGGATCCAAAGTTTCCACCTTTACATATACCATAAAAACAAGAATCACACAAACTCAAGTTTTTAACCACAacataaagaaagaaaataaacaaGATCAGAGTTGTAACATTACAAAATCAAACAAGAAAGGGTTCAAAGATTGCACCTTTATGAATAATAATTGCAAGAAACAAACACCCACAATACAATATCCAAAtgaaatcacaaaaaaaaaaaaactaagagcTCCAAATAATATGTCCTTTAAAATAAACAAGAAGGGTTCAAAGATTGCACCTTTATGTATAATAATTGCAAGAAACTAATAGCTCCACATAATATAATATGTCATTTAAATgctccaagaattttcttgaTTTGCTGTTATATGAATCTTGGGTTTGTTTTTTTGTTAGGTTGGAGGCTTATttatctctcctctctctctctctttctataTTGAGCTGAGCTTAAGGCTCAGTTAATCTCCCTCACTAACAAACCCTAATAATCACCAAAGCAGTTTTGACTTTTTAATCTATTTTTGGAATGTTTTACTCTTCATATACGGTTGGCAATTAAAaacaggaagaaaaaaaaaacagacatAAATATTACAGGGATGCCCTTCTATATTTTATAAATTATAGACAACCCCTtgtgttgtttatgaaattgCACTAAATTTAATACAATTAAGTTGTTGTAGTCATAGATAAAGGTAATCACTTGATTTTACTGTGATGGATCAAACACATGGTTCTTTTACATAATCGGGATGTACTCTCTGAGATCAAATCATTTATCTATGAGaagtaataacaacaacaagcccagtatagtCCCACCatgtgggatctggggagggtagagtgtacgcagatctaactctcaccttgaaaggtagggcggctgtttccgaaagaccctcggctcaagagaggagaacaagagaggaaaaacaagacaaaaggttagataggatcaagcatatcgaaaaccAATATGAAatcaaggaataacaaaagcgagaaagtcatgttagaacagtccggaaagaaatgAGCATTAACTGCTATAGATAACTAAGGCTACCAAAGTACAAcgacccaacaaatataagcagcaatcaaatgcacaaatcaaatggcaataaacaaatgagcaaaactacaactactaagGTGAAAGGATtggccacctagccttctatcctaatctgagtcctccacaacctcctatctaaggtcatgtcctcagtgagctgaaactgtgtcatattgttacaccccggaaaaattttgcgttactaaaaactgtagacggcttagaatgggccaaagggccaatacagcgcgaacgcgccccaacgtggcgcgaacgcgctgaacaaaaatctgaaaatcaatttcagaatgaaggttgtgttataagaaggtaataatagcatatatatgacatttggagaccatatggtgtaaattagttcatatgttaattgacgaaaagccctcgttgctgcaagctaagtggggcccacatgtcaaagttttataaaggacatatgaagatacatacgagtagtatatggaaagttgagcaagtcctaagaaggacccataagccaaaaatgggcataagccctccaaaaggacgatttaaggaaacgttttcggatgatctgacttgaaagggaaaaaacggcattataagtttggaatttgggaaaaaccaccagaaataaaagttgtatataattgaaagagctttctaaccataggtcgtgggccctcataagatatcgggatcaagagttatgaccgttttactaaacgaacatccagtcagaaaatttatCCCTGGGGGCGCGAACGCTCAGAAGGAGTTTATTTAACCctacgcgatcgcgctgagcatTTTTCCAGTAgtttctggcagcttctaaacatcataaaaagggggaaaccccTCTCATGTTCAGTTGAACCCACTAAAAACACACcccaaaactctccaaaaatctggagagttctccccaactccccaagccaaatttttgcccaaaccaggtataatttcccaattccagtccggatagcgtatagttttcgctgcagaaTCATAAGGCAggcgtgtggtggcctaaatttagcatggaaaagtggagattaagaaatattaaagggagaaaggtatgaatctctttctatttgtgttaatactagtttatttacgaagaatacgcgattaaataattgtatactgagttaattagttatgaaagttggaaaacagcgtgtgggctgttttatgagatattttggagttgaaaacattataattgatgttggtattgttgttgttgttgtgggctgctgaattaaaaatttgggctaggcatataaaaaggggagatgctgcccgattttcggcagaatataaaatagtataatttgaattatggtacaagtgtacgatgaaaaggctaacattagtgtgaattatcttaaatgtagacttacaagctcggacacataagcgtagctaataggacgtggaacaggtatgttaaggctcgtcccttttctttcaaaggcatgatccccaagtcgtaatgtctcaaatgtctttttttatatatcttctttacttgcaaaagctataagtctatgactccaaggtataagtcttttcctaaaagttcataattgtttttcttcaaaatgcccatattttttcgaaaaccaagttttaagagatgggaagctcttatgactaagatgatgaatatgatcttataatgacaacgatgaagtcaaatatgagaaaatgtctatgatagatatattgacgatatgttcctaccatgaatatgacaatatgaaaatgttaagttatttcttgatttctcaattctaTTATGGATAAGGACtattttaaaggttccaagtatgtgaaacgatgccttatgacccggttctatgttttctcatgatgacactctccattgatagtctcgccttatattaattgtcccttcaaggtgagacacgacgtccatggctattccataatataatcggagattaccgaccttacgtcactccgatggacacatgattttctttgggctctcctgcatgcttatatgacatatgtatatgagatatgtatatgtacatgggggtgggggaagggatatatggggaaggagaagggacatatgttgcattgccacctggtcagctggcgttatcatcccggacgcgggatatatgggcgagccgacgtatttcagcgctatgtgggcgagccgacgttgttcggcgctatgatatgacatgacatgatatgatatgatatgacatgatatgatacgacatgacatgatatgatacgaccagACAAGCATGTATGGCATTCGCCCCcaggggcactcatatgtacaggttactcttttatcttacgacaTGTTCTATGTTCCATACAGTTATTATTCCTGCTTACATcttttactatgttactattcatgccttacatactcagtacattgctcgtactgaccccctctttcctcgggggctgcgtttcatgccgcgcaggtacacccagatgatgcgaagctagcatagaagacgttccagcggggttggtaggctccacttgtcctggagtgttgccgagtcagagtatatgtactatgacactttgttcgaagttagagactttgcagacacagtcgtgggtatcgggagtctgtctgtcagcggctccatcagccgatgtgtcagtttgtataatgatataagttttacacagttacagatgttatttgatttgaaagcaacaaaagaatatttcagtaagctttattatgtatactTGACTTAGAGGTTCAAAAGATGATATATGTAATAGGAgtcggagggttcgctcggccctaagtaagggtcgggtgcccatcacaccctagtaaagtcggggtgtgacatatatctcctgtctaatcacctctccccaatacttctttggcctccctttgcctctctTGAAGAAGTAAGTATTTTATAATTAGTCGGTTTGTATTTGTTATCAGAAAGTCTTATACTTTGGTTAGTGCATGATTAGTCCGATTCTCGCATAGGTGGATAATTGTATGTTGAcaaaaaaaataacaataatcATACAATTTTAACTGTCATGATGATCTACAGATTGCTCCGGTAGagttacatatatatttatactcCTAATTGAAAGTTATAGCATTAAATAAATCCGTAACCAAAAGGCTACATCCACTTCTCTAAAGAAGTAAATTTAATGATTAACTTTATCCTAGTACTATTGATCTAATATTATTCATATTCAATCACAAGTAAAATAATATgctataaattttaaaaagtttaAGTTCTATGTACTGATAttgtaaaaaaaattacaatcaaATAACTTAAAAGATAATTATAGATAATTTTATATATTAAGTGATAATCTAAATAAATAATAAGTAATTATTATAATGGATTAAATTATACCGATGAGGTCAAAAGTTCATTAAGCTATTAGTGACTAtaataatttataaaaaaaaaatcaaaaacaggagAGAGGGCAAATTGTAAATGAGGCAATCTAGATGGAGCGTAAAGAATTTGATTTGCGATCTGAGTCCTCACACATACATTGAAGTATTTATATTAGGGaaaaagtgcaaatataccctccaACTTTAGAATTCAGAACAGATATATCCTCGTTAAAAAAATGAGTGCATATACCCCTGCTATTGCACAAATAGTGCAAAACTGCAAATGTACCATTTTTGCTGAcataatttttttaaagtcatttagctttttttttaattaaaaaaatgtcacgtaGCTTAAAAAAGATAAGTTTACACATTTTTTATTAGACTAATTTTTTTAAAGCAACGTGGTAATTTTTTTGTGGGTCGGGTTTGGTTAGTTTAAAAAAATGgataaacttttttttaaagccTAGGATGTATTTGTTTTAAATGAGCTAGACAAAccactagaaaaaaaaattacctctTGGCTTTAAAAAATAGTTTACTTAAAAGATggatatactttttttttaaagtcacgtgacattttttaattaaaaataagttaaatatttttttaaaaaaaaatcctatcagcgaaaagggtatatttgtatCGTTTATGGAACGACAGAAATATATTTATaccatttatataaaaataaaggTGTATATATACCACTTCTTTAATGAGAGGTATATCTCCGCTAAATCACAGAAAGGTAATTGCACCTTTGCTCTTTATATTATGGGTTTATCTACAAATATTAAGATGGGGCCAATGAAATGTCGCCGACTTGCTGAACTTTACAGGACCACGTAAGAGCACAACTACATATACAAACAACTCCTTTTTGTTTATGCACATGTAGCTTAAAATATAAATTATTTGTTTCATATATTCTTTTTCCAAAAGAAGTTCATGATATAGACCTTTAAGAAAACGGAAAACGGCCAAAATTATccttgaactttgaaaaatagttcatgcATACCTTTTGTTATACTATAGGTCCAATTATactcttaccgttatactatgaggtcaattatacccttaaccCAAACGGACTGCCACATGCCGTCATCCTAGATACCCAGCCCATTTTCCCCCCAAATAATTATTTACCCACCAAATTTAACTCGACCCGACCCGGATATAATATTTTCAACCAAAATTATTATGACCCAACCGTATACCCCTTATTCAAATACCCCTACACTATCGCCtacattctctctctctctaaactaTACTGTCTCCGACCTCTCTCCCCACAACTACACTCCTTTAACAAAATGGAAGAAACTATAGCAAGATCAGTGGTTCGGTTAATATTTCTTATAACTTGACGTAGACTAAGATGAATTAACATAGCAAGACCAGTGGCTTAGTTGATGAAACTCACTAAATAGAACCAAACAGTTGACTGAAGAATTTACACTAAGGCAGAACCAAACAGTTGACTGAAGAACTTACACTAAAGAATAACCAAATAGAATTTACACTAAAGAATTTGACCGAAGAGAACCAAACAGTTGATAAACCAAGACACTAAAGCAAGGTGCTCACAAAATGTCATTAAGTAGATCAAGCAAACAAGTTTTTTTCAACTATGGGTTTGCTGAAACGTGTTGAAATGCTATGGTGTAGTTGAAATGTGCAGTTGAAATCCATAGTTGGTTTCAAAAAACTGCACATTTCAACTACACCATAGCATTTTGTGAATATCTTgaaaatttgttaattttttaacaaaatatttgCATCATTTGTGTAACGGCAGGGATATATATCTGCCCTTAAAATAAGGTAGAAAACATTTGAATTTAAGGACATTTTAGACAAAATAAAACTATAAAATGAGTGCTTGAAGAATTCGTCAATGTCAGAAACGCAGGACAATTTCTTCTAATTTTACCTGCATATGATGAAACTAATGATAGTATTTAGAGTTGACGGTCAAAAACACAAATAAACTATTACTTTTTTACGAGTTTTATACTTCAATTATGATCTGTTCCTTTTTTCTGCCTGAACTGTCACCATTTATACCATTTATATATAAAACACACCTCAAAGCTGACTAGGCCAATTATCAGTTGTTTCCTTTTGCTACTGAATTATCACCATTTATGTATTATAATACACCTAGTTGATTCAGGTAGAAAAAGGAAATAACAGATAGCTGGAGTGTGAAAATCGCGAAAAAATGATATCTTAGATGCATTTTTTTACCATTAATAGTTTTGTGAGGCCCATTTCTCAACGTTTTAACTTTCtttgttaataaaattatttcaatTCAGATGCAGAGCTGGGATTTAGAGTTTATGAGTTCTGAATTCTAAACTTTTAGATTATTCTATATTAAATTAATAATCTACAGACAAATACAAAGTTTGTGAACGTAAGCTACTGGATGAAATTGAAACTATCGCCGACACTCTAGCTCCGCCCTGCTTCTAATTCATTGCGCGCTAAACTTAAACTCATTTAAGAAATTaataatgtattttattttcacATGAATGAACAAAACTCGTGTTTTCTTCTTCTGGAATCATCTACCACCACAACAAAAATCTCAATAACTTCAAATCTATACTGCAATAATATAGCCTTAATTTAGAATCTTTACACAAATTAACCTAGTGATCCTACAAGAACATTAGtaaataataattaaagtatactaataaagtaaaatattttaaattgtatttgaaaataattttaggatAATAAGCGTATGTGAGCTCACTAAAGAAGCAAAATATTGGACGTTTTAAGGATAAAAGATATTGTAATACTTAACAAACACTTCAGTTGTAAAATAAAATTTGGCTCCAAAGTTACCCTAATTTTACCAGAACGTATAAGAACAAATAATATAttctctccatcccaaaatatacaggtaatttgactaatttcAAGGCTAAGTTGGGTTAGattaataaaatattttataattaaaatttagatattcaaaaaatATACGGAAAATACTATAAATTGCAATTCTCCTATCAATATAGTGAAAAGAGACTTACAATATTTGTTAAAGTTTATATAATTTGACCCATGAGAAGCAAAATGTAACAACTATTTTGAGATAAAGGAGTTAAAAATCATTTAATAAGAAGCAAAAAAAATTCACGAAAATTCACTATaatattgaccaattacaaaggTCCAAGTGGGATGTCAATTTAGAGCTGTCAATATGGGTTGGCCTGTGAGGCCGACCCAACCCACCCCTTTATTTAGGTAGGGTTGGACTAAGATTTCTTTAGCCCATAaagaagtgaggctcaaaagcccGACCTTTCTTGGCTCGCCGGCCTCAAGGGTTGGGCTGATGCTAGCTCTTGAGGCCAGAAAAGAAGAATAAATTGAttagttttaaaaaatatataagtaaattaaacaaaaagataaaaaataatgtacttactactaagtagtaaTTAGAAACTGGAGTAATACTTTTTAATCTGagatttatattatgtttaatttcttttgaatgtgatttgaattagtgatagaagattctatttcatattgcaaaagtttTATGTTCGAATATGTATcaaaaatcacttagaaaatgttatttcggaaga
Coding sequences within it:
- the LOC132604125 gene encoding probable protein phosphatase 2C 55 — translated: MLSNYLFRLSRAARQGLQKSISGQQESGLRDSVEILVAQGRLLFGNSILNVLVRPGTLAAAQANLHIVNQKKNLSVVGAISRAVSIPSVSGPAFHVCGYHIDRLISDPAKSLSDKAPMEICGSRTSPPGCASGKMTSGHLNSVLSVNNPITSYSNRSFDNCRKASMSLRNKNQPNNFLLYGYFAYNVAKRRENSDLYEGLGLTGFHTSSTTCSSTGTAHDVSFGNSTCGVQLSSSADSSDQNIHIDRTLKLNSGSCYLPHPDKEETGGEDAHFICSDEQAIGVADGVGGWADLGVDAGLYARELMSHSVTAIQDEPKGSVDPARVLDKAHTCTRAKGSSTACIIALTDQGLHAINLGDSGFIVVRDGCTVFRSPVQQHDFNITFQLECGSAGDLPSSGEVFKIPVAPGDVIIAGTDGLFDNLYNNDINAIVVHATRAGLGPQVTAQKIAALARQRAEDKNRQTPFSAAAQEAGFRYYGGKLDDITVVVSYISSDRNERSNSLQM